The following proteins are co-located in the Methylomonas sp. 11b genome:
- a CDS encoding DUF3150 domain-containing protein yields the protein MSHETQVILDRVVLVKVDANIYGARKKLKKEDLVLADGSKLPPEDLASLGSKRLLDPDKLTVFNRLKKESERICLRVGTRFMGGFAVPVESAASITAELERIGLDFAVAKTEFIAGYDAAVTDWVVRHPEFAGIIEQAVDSVEFVSTRLSFDFLVVSVGLPDSLQPADIARLESKIGSLSEQMFYEISVEANQLIEQSLLGKEQVTRSALRPIRRMRDKLDGLGFLGHRVAPVVSTIDDLLARIPTKGAIEGSILQEILATAMLLSDPDKTRRHGEGLLVNQTPVVEETDVDETVDHAELEPPTVLTATTVAAEPTPVIAESASDITDFTDLFDGIFDDELEADSAADDCALEVLLDKSQAKLETGNFADKPNHSENSATPETVIAGSDDEADDSDQDYWF from the coding sequence ATGTCCCATGAAACGCAAGTGATCTTAGACCGCGTGGTCTTGGTAAAAGTGGACGCCAATATCTACGGCGCTCGCAAGAAACTGAAAAAAGAAGACCTGGTGCTGGCCGACGGTAGCAAATTGCCGCCGGAGGATTTAGCCAGCTTAGGGTCTAAACGTTTGCTCGATCCCGATAAGCTGACGGTATTCAACCGCCTGAAGAAGGAATCCGAACGCATTTGTTTACGCGTCGGCACTCGCTTTATGGGGGGCTTTGCCGTACCGGTTGAATCGGCCGCCAGTATTACCGCGGAACTTGAGCGTATCGGGCTGGATTTTGCAGTGGCTAAAACCGAGTTTATTGCCGGCTATGATGCAGCGGTGACAGACTGGGTGGTTCGCCATCCGGAATTTGCCGGCATCATTGAACAAGCAGTGGATTCGGTGGAGTTTGTCTCAACGCGCTTGTCGTTTGATTTTCTGGTAGTCAGCGTCGGGTTACCCGATAGCTTGCAGCCGGCGGACATCGCACGACTGGAAAGCAAAATCGGTTCACTCAGTGAGCAGATGTTCTACGAAATCTCCGTGGAAGCCAATCAACTCATCGAGCAATCGTTGCTGGGCAAGGAGCAAGTGACGCGTAGTGCGTTACGGCCGATTCGCCGCATGAGGGACAAACTCGATGGGCTAGGTTTTCTGGGTCATCGGGTCGCGCCGGTCGTCAGCACCATTGACGATCTATTGGCTAGGATTCCCACCAAAGGCGCCATTGAAGGCAGCATTTTGCAGGAGATTTTAGCCACGGCAATGCTGTTGTCCGATCCGGATAAAACCCGGCGGCATGGTGAAGGATTGTTGGTAAATCAAACACCCGTTGTTGAAGAGACGGATGTTGATGAAACCGTCGATCATGCAGAGTTAGAACCACCAACGGTACTAACAGCAACAACAGTCGCAGCCGAACCAACACCAGTCATCGCTGAAAGCGCTTCAGACATTACCGATTTTACCGATCTGTTTGACGGTATTTTTGATGATGAACTTGAAGCGGATTCTGCAGCGGATGACTGCGCGCTTGAGGTCTTGCTGGATAAAAGCCAGGCCAAACTGGAAACCGGTAACTTTGCAGATAAACCCAACCACTCGGAGAATTCAGCAACACCTGAAACGGTGATTGCAGGAAGCGATGACGAGGCGGACGATTCTGACCAGGACTACTGGTTCTGA
- a CDS encoding AAA family ATPase: MYQSYSIADTFGIPAPAAMKVEGFIPGQNVYVPAQKPYVFRKDHLRDVLAFLGAHNGDGLYLTGPTGSGKTSLLEQVAARLNWGMHSVTGHGRLELNDLLGQYMLVDGGAMKWIDGPLTLAVRLGHVLLINEIDAIDPAELIGLNEIVEGKPLTIPQTGDVIVPHPKFRLVATGNSAGSGDQSGLYQGVLRQNLAFLDRFRLMEVGYPEPEDEMKLLADVVPSMPETVRESMIKVANQIRKVFIGGADGGGMLSVTLSTRGLVRWASLVATFKSAPNVLAYSLDRALTFRAEPAEREAIHRIAKDVFGDDWTV, translated from the coding sequence ATGTATCAATCTTATTCCATTGCCGATACCTTCGGCATACCTGCACCGGCCGCCATGAAAGTGGAAGGCTTTATCCCTGGACAAAACGTCTATGTACCTGCACAAAAGCCGTATGTGTTTCGCAAGGATCACTTGCGCGATGTTCTGGCGTTTTTAGGCGCACACAATGGCGATGGCTTATACCTGACCGGTCCTACCGGTTCCGGTAAAACCTCGTTGTTGGAGCAAGTCGCGGCGCGTCTCAATTGGGGCATGCATTCGGTCACCGGTCACGGTCGACTGGAACTCAACGATCTGCTGGGTCAGTACATGCTGGTCGACGGCGGCGCGATGAAGTGGATTGACGGCCCGTTGACCCTGGCGGTTCGCTTAGGGCATGTGCTGTTGATCAACGAAATTGATGCCATTGATCCGGCAGAGCTGATCGGCCTGAATGAAATCGTCGAAGGCAAGCCGTTGACGATTCCGCAGACCGGCGATGTGATTGTCCCGCATCCCAAGTTTCGTTTGGTCGCCACCGGCAATAGTGCAGGTAGCGGCGATCAGTCGGGCTTGTACCAAGGGGTATTACGGCAAAACCTCGCTTTTCTGGATCGGTTTCGTTTGATGGAAGTCGGTTACCCCGAACCGGAAGATGAAATGAAGTTGTTGGCTGATGTGGTGCCGAGTATGCCGGAAACGGTACGCGAGAGCATGATCAAGGTCGCCAATCAGATTCGTAAAGTCTTCATTGGCGGCGCGGATGGCGGCGGCATGTTATCGGTGACCTTATCCACGCGCGGTTTAGTGCGTTGGGCGTCATTGGTGGCCACTTTCAAAAGTGCGCCCAATGTCTTGGCCTATTCGCTGGATCGGGCATTGACCTTTCGGGCCGAACCCGCCGAACGCGAAGCGATTCATCGCATCGCCAAGGATGTGTTTGGCGATGACTGGACGGTTTAA
- a CDS encoding YqaJ viral recombinase family nuclease, protein MKVIDVSQRSDAWRQWRLQGVSASEAAIVMNRSPYKSPWRLWAEKIGLVLEASLDNNPLILAGIQQEPEALQRFEDKHDLMLLPLCGESEQYPLMRASFDGLSESNEPVEIKCPHETTFLDVLLNREASEAYQLYWCQVQQQLLVSEAQRGFLFFYHQGQDIEFEIQRDETFLTELVAAAMDFWSAVKSKKEPIKDPERDLYLPKGHAEQQWLQLAASYRNRAVQIADLKVELKTLEDSQAAIENTLVLLMGDYVAAEHSGLRISRFQSQGAIDYKAALQTLQPDVPTSALEVYRKPSATRVRVTCRDDDGKRAEVPFDAQALKDLAGVDFWF, encoded by the coding sequence ATGAAGGTCATCGACGTTTCGCAACGTTCGGACGCCTGGCGGCAATGGCGCTTACAAGGTGTCAGTGCCAGCGAAGCGGCCATTGTCATGAATCGTTCGCCGTACAAAAGCCCTTGGCGGCTCTGGGCCGAGAAAATCGGCCTAGTGCTGGAAGCCAGTCTGGACAACAACCCGTTGATCCTCGCCGGCATCCAGCAAGAGCCCGAGGCTTTGCAACGCTTCGAGGACAAACACGATCTGATGTTGTTGCCGCTGTGCGGCGAGTCGGAACAGTATCCCTTGATGCGCGCCTCGTTCGACGGCTTGTCCGAATCGAATGAGCCCGTGGAAATCAAATGCCCGCATGAGACCACGTTTTTGGATGTGCTGTTGAATCGGGAAGCGTCCGAGGCCTATCAACTCTATTGGTGCCAAGTCCAGCAACAATTGCTGGTTTCCGAAGCACAGCGCGGCTTTTTGTTTTTCTATCATCAAGGCCAGGACATCGAGTTCGAAATTCAGCGCGATGAGACCTTTCTCACCGAGCTAGTCGCTGCCGCGATGGATTTCTGGTCGGCGGTCAAATCGAAAAAGGAACCGATCAAGGATCCCGAACGCGATTTGTACTTGCCCAAAGGTCATGCGGAGCAGCAATGGCTACAACTGGCGGCGAGTTATCGCAATCGTGCCGTGCAAATCGCGGATTTGAAAGTGGAGCTCAAAACCTTGGAGGATAGTCAGGCGGCCATTGAAAACACTTTGGTGTTGCTGATGGGCGATTACGTGGCCGCAGAGCATTCCGGGTTGCGGATCAGCCGTTTTCAAAGCCAGGGTGCCATCGATTACAAGGCGGCACTTCAAACCTTGCAACCGGATGTTCCGACGTCGGCTCTGGAAGTCTATCGAAAACCGTCGGCCACGCGAGTCCGTGTGACCTGCCGGGACGACGACGGTAAACGCGCCGAAGTCCCGTTCGATGCCCAAGCCTTGAAAGACCTGGCTGGCGTGGACTTTTGGTTTTGA
- the bet gene encoding phage recombination protein Bet, with protein MSNQSRTNYPPKTRNLLMPIDANQVYGLSEQSWKVLTEVTFPTAKTPEAILMALDYCKARKLDIFKKPVHVVPMWSAALGRNVETVWPSIMEIQTTASRTGVWAGMDRPVWGPDVTKTFTGRYKDDNEQWQESSVTVTFPEWVAVTVYRIVGGKRCAFTEEVYWLEAYSTAGGKNSQVPTAMWIKRPKGQLAKCGKAASLRAAFPEECGYAAEEMDGKTLDDLTDATVIDGEATVWEGDAGDRFAESPEHTPQVINLSQVHPKVQKAVAELVRRTKAAGAWKAAYDYAHQKFKGIDLTFALAELDKVSQVDPKATQALEQTENTGMPPLSAKDMAMNQARQTLGHAA; from the coding sequence ATGAGCAATCAATCCCGTACGAATTACCCACCCAAAACCCGCAATCTGCTGATGCCGATTGACGCTAACCAGGTCTATGGCCTTTCCGAGCAATCCTGGAAAGTGCTTACCGAAGTGACTTTCCCCACAGCTAAAACCCCGGAAGCCATCCTAATGGCTCTGGATTACTGCAAAGCCCGCAAGCTGGATATTTTCAAAAAACCCGTGCATGTGGTGCCGATGTGGAGTGCTGCTTTGGGGCGTAATGTCGAAACCGTCTGGCCGTCCATCATGGAAATTCAGACCACCGCGTCGCGGACCGGTGTTTGGGCTGGCATGGACAGGCCCGTCTGGGGCCCTGATGTTACCAAGACTTTTACCGGTCGCTATAAGGACGACAACGAGCAATGGCAGGAATCCAGTGTCACCGTGACCTTTCCCGAATGGGTGGCGGTTACTGTGTATCGGATCGTCGGCGGCAAACGATGCGCCTTTACCGAGGAAGTCTACTGGCTGGAGGCTTATAGCACGGCCGGCGGTAAAAACTCGCAAGTGCCGACCGCCATGTGGATCAAACGCCCCAAGGGGCAATTGGCTAAATGCGGAAAAGCGGCGTCCTTACGTGCAGCCTTTCCGGAGGAATGCGGTTATGCGGCCGAGGAAATGGATGGCAAAACGCTCGACGACCTCACCGACGCTACCGTAATTGATGGCGAAGCGACTGTGTGGGAAGGCGATGCAGGGGATCGGTTTGCCGAATCACCCGAGCACACGCCTCAGGTGATCAACTTGTCGCAAGTCCATCCCAAGGTGCAAAAGGCCGTAGCGGAATTGGTACGTCGTACCAAGGCGGCAGGTGCCTGGAAAGCAGCCTACGACTATGCCCACCAGAAGTTCAAAGGCATCGACCTGACCTTTGCGTTGGCCGAGTTGGACAAGGTATCACAAGTTGATCCCAAGGCAACACAAGCCCTGGAACAAACCGAAAACACTGGCATGCCACCCTTGTCCGCGAAAGACATGGCGATGAATCAGGCCCGTCAAACCCTGGGGCACGCGGCGTAG
- a CDS encoding single-stranded DNA-binding protein, giving the protein MATSEVWKDTKNAKQERTEWHRVVFFKKLADTAGEYLKKGSQIYVEGTLRTRQWDKNGEKRYRTEVVAHELQMLDRASDTSGTNGTHQSSSSSSAPDVAGMDEDFDDIPFF; this is encoded by the coding sequence TTGGCGACCAGCGAAGTCTGGAAAGATACAAAAAACGCCAAACAAGAACGTACCGAATGGCATCGAGTGGTTTTTTTCAAAAAACTGGCCGACACCGCTGGCGAGTATTTGAAGAAAGGTAGCCAGATTTACGTGGAAGGAACGCTTCGCACCCGGCAATGGGACAAAAACGGCGAAAAGCGCTACCGCACGGAAGTCGTGGCTCATGAACTGCAAATGCTGGATCGCGCGAGCGATACGTCAGGCACCAATGGCACGCATCAGTCATCTTCATCATCCTCTGCACCGGATGTGGCTGGTATGGATGAGGATTTTGATGATATTCCGTTTTTCTAA
- a CDS encoding WYL domain-containing protein codes for MLEATVFWTGELVTNFLTETFAISRVQATKDIALYISLRPDNLRYDRSLKRYLITDQFVPLLITGHPHECLHVLQATQNSSASILTLISNLPAVEVVSAPMRLIDIAVLRPILQAARFGLLLEIEYQSMTRPELAERLVQPKTLVFDGLRWHMRAFSLTHGEYRDFVLARICVATSKGKPDSPSPVDTAWETLLNVNIGPHPGLSTSQKQAVERDFGMINGCISTPVRAALLPYFLLALRIGNDDLKREAITQQIILLNRNELGAFIDFN; via the coding sequence TTGCTGGAAGCCACCGTTTTCTGGACAGGAGAGTTGGTAACGAACTTTTTGACCGAAACTTTTGCCATTAGCCGGGTGCAGGCTACCAAAGACATCGCACTTTACATATCGCTACGGCCGGACAATCTACGTTACGACCGCTCATTGAAGCGCTATCTGATTACTGACCAATTTGTTCCGCTCTTGATCACTGGTCACCCGCATGAGTGTTTGCATGTGCTGCAGGCAACACAGAACTCGTCAGCATCGATACTCACTTTAATCAGTAACTTACCAGCTGTTGAGGTTGTCTCAGCCCCGATGCGCCTGATCGATATTGCCGTTTTAAGACCGATTTTACAGGCGGCGCGTTTCGGTTTACTTCTTGAAATCGAATATCAATCCATGACCAGGCCCGAGCTGGCTGAGCGCCTGGTGCAACCCAAAACATTAGTATTCGATGGTTTGCGTTGGCATATGCGGGCTTTTAGCCTGACCCATGGCGAGTATCGCGATTTCGTGCTGGCGAGAATTTGTGTGGCCACGTCAAAAGGTAAACCGGATTCGCCCAGCCCTGTTGATACGGCTTGGGAAACATTACTGAATGTTAATATAGGCCCACATCCTGGCCTAAGTACATCCCAGAAGCAAGCAGTCGAACGCGATTTTGGGATGATAAACGGATGCATTTCGACGCCAGTCAGAGCGGCACTATTGCCGTATTTTTTGTTGGCACTTCGTATTGGCAACGACGATTTAAAACGCGAAGCCATCACTCAACAAATCATTTTGCTCAATCGTAACGAATTGGGAGCCTTTATTGATTTTAACTAA
- the cas3 gene encoding CRISPR-associated helicase/endonuclease Cas3 gives MDFQTNQGLSVTASYFQYWGKAKPETDDGPAYHLLPYHCLDVAAVADIWLKASSSLRRSFAAASNLDDQHTRAWMLFFIALHDYGKFDLRFQRKAAEAWKAVNPQLSEVPAQLNGLEIKEYNHGPAGLYWFYKDLEERFSAGDGDFCFEDNDDWEAWCSWLSPVVGHHGIVPDSGDKDRPKYALPLAVSKQLMDTLKQSRMEWLQALEQLFLIPAGLTLSDNPPELKTSKNNQSRAIMLAGFCSVCDWLGSSDHFEYNDQPCDDIDALRAWYVNRLTVAEDTLADAGVIGQVKAYQGVSSLLDSDSRPRQVQCLVDKLPQAPGLTIIEASTGSGKTETALSYAWQLLAAGLADSIVFALPTQATANAMLSRLEKAAPLLFVDQTNLVLAHGRAKYQQDFIDLKQACRPQTAQGHEEAWVQCGNWLAQSRKRVFLGQIGVCTVDQVLVSVLPVKHKFVRGFGLGRSVLIVDEVHAYDSYMYGLLEAVLEQQRLAGGSAILLSATLPFEQKRQLAAAWNCALPNDNKHYPLISHCQAGRVECFDLSELPEQQPKATTVNIELLKTPALLPDQNLLQRMLNAAEQGAQVCLVCNLVAVAQQIYQALRQQMQQSPTLNEEQLLLFHSRFIFADRQKKEQTVLEWFGPESSARGQQGRLLIATQVVEQSLDLDFDWLITQLCPVDLLFQRMGRLHRHAKNQTGRPVGFTEPVCTVLLPENIDYDLHAVVYGNSRVLWRTQQLLEQAERENDAQITFPGVYRDWIEKVYGENPWDDEPELISKNYEKFDLDCNASRYNALRNLRMNPGLDDNDANVAVLTRDGEMSLNVLPICLNADGRECLLNGVCLNDLDESEKAEALNLNTVAVPNSWGKSASFPSIETDGFVRLMLNKGTDHAFFAEYGNKRYSYQRDIGFERIDVMNRSAGDFSPASPEGSGKMAVSEIN, from the coding sequence ATGGATTTTCAAACAAACCAGGGATTGAGCGTGACGGCATCGTATTTCCAATATTGGGGTAAAGCCAAGCCAGAAACCGATGACGGCCCGGCTTACCATTTGCTGCCTTACCATTGTTTGGATGTGGCGGCGGTGGCAGATATTTGGCTGAAAGCCAGCTCTAGTCTTCGCCGCAGCTTTGCTGCGGCGAGCAATTTAGACGACCAGCATACTCGAGCTTGGATGCTGTTTTTCATCGCCTTGCACGATTACGGCAAGTTCGATCTGCGTTTTCAGCGAAAAGCCGCAGAGGCTTGGAAAGCAGTCAATCCTCAGTTATCGGAAGTGCCCGCGCAGTTGAATGGTCTTGAGATTAAGGAATACAACCACGGCCCGGCCGGTTTGTATTGGTTCTATAAAGACCTCGAAGAGCGTTTTTCGGCGGGCGATGGCGATTTTTGTTTCGAGGACAACGACGATTGGGAGGCTTGGTGCAGTTGGTTATCGCCAGTCGTCGGGCACCACGGCATAGTGCCGGATAGTGGCGACAAAGATAGGCCTAAATACGCTTTACCGTTAGCCGTCTCTAAGCAGCTAATGGATACACTCAAACAAAGCCGAATGGAATGGCTGCAAGCTTTGGAGCAACTGTTTTTAATACCCGCCGGATTAACGCTCAGCGACAATCCTCCCGAATTGAAAACCAGCAAAAACAATCAATCGCGAGCAATCATGCTGGCCGGTTTTTGTTCGGTGTGTGATTGGTTGGGTTCTTCTGATCACTTCGAATACAACGACCAGCCTTGCGACGACATCGATGCGCTAAGAGCTTGGTATGTCAATCGACTGACCGTTGCCGAAGATACCTTGGCTGATGCCGGCGTGATCGGACAGGTTAAAGCCTACCAAGGCGTTAGTTCATTGCTCGATTCGGATAGCAGACCGCGGCAGGTGCAATGTCTGGTCGATAAACTCCCGCAAGCGCCAGGATTGACGATCATCGAAGCCTCCACCGGTTCCGGTAAAACCGAAACCGCGCTGTCCTATGCTTGGCAACTGTTGGCAGCGGGTTTGGCCGACAGCATCGTGTTTGCGTTACCGACGCAAGCAACGGCCAATGCGATGTTGAGCCGTCTGGAAAAAGCTGCGCCGCTGTTGTTTGTCGATCAAACCAACTTGGTCTTGGCCCATGGTCGAGCCAAGTATCAGCAGGATTTCATCGATTTGAAACAAGCCTGCCGACCGCAAACCGCGCAAGGTCACGAAGAAGCCTGGGTGCAATGCGGTAACTGGCTGGCGCAAAGCCGCAAACGGGTCTTTCTTGGGCAAATCGGCGTTTGTACCGTCGATCAGGTGTTGGTGTCGGTGTTGCCGGTCAAACACAAGTTCGTGCGCGGCTTCGGCTTAGGCCGCAGCGTGTTGATCGTCGATGAAGTTCACGCCTATGACAGCTACATGTACGGTTTGCTGGAAGCCGTACTGGAGCAACAACGCTTGGCCGGCGGCAGCGCGATATTGTTGTCGGCAACCTTGCCGTTCGAACAAAAACGCCAGTTAGCGGCAGCGTGGAATTGCGCTTTGCCGAACGACAACAAGCATTATCCGCTGATCAGCCATTGCCAAGCCGGTCGAGTCGAATGCTTCGATTTGTCCGAACTGCCCGAGCAACAACCCAAAGCGACGACCGTCAATATTGAATTGCTGAAAACGCCGGCATTGTTGCCGGACCAAAATTTGTTGCAACGCATGCTGAATGCCGCGGAACAAGGCGCGCAAGTTTGCTTGGTTTGCAATCTGGTCGCCGTGGCTCAGCAGATTTACCAAGCGTTGCGGCAACAGATGCAACAGTCGCCGACACTGAACGAAGAACAACTCCTGTTGTTTCATTCCCGTTTTATCTTTGCCGACCGTCAGAAAAAGGAACAAACCGTACTCGAATGGTTCGGACCGGAATCTTCCGCACGCGGTCAGCAAGGCCGTTTGCTGATTGCGACACAAGTGGTCGAGCAGTCGCTGGACTTGGATTTCGATTGGCTGATCACCCAGCTTTGCCCGGTCGATTTGTTGTTTCAACGCATGGGGCGCTTGCATCGGCATGCTAAAAATCAAACCGGCCGGCCAGTTGGTTTCACTGAGCCGGTTTGCACTGTCTTGCTGCCGGAAAACATCGATTACGACTTGCATGCGGTGGTTTACGGCAACAGCCGGGTGCTTTGGCGGACGCAGCAATTGTTGGAGCAGGCCGAGCGAGAGAACGATGCGCAGATCACTTTTCCGGGTGTTTACCGCGATTGGATAGAAAAGGTTTACGGTGAGAATCCTTGGGATGATGAGCCAGAATTGATCAGCAAAAACTACGAAAAATTCGATTTAGATTGCAACGCAAGCCGCTATAACGCACTAAGGAATTTAAGAATGAATCCTGGTTTAGACGATAACGACGCGAACGTTGCTGTGCTGACACGTGATGGCGAGATGAGTTTGAACGTTTTGCCGATCTGCCTAAATGCTGATGGTCGAGAGTGTCTTTTGAACGGTGTGTGTTTGAACGATCTTGACGAAAGCGAGAAAGCGGAAGCTCTAAACCTGAATACTGTCGCCGTGCCAAATAGCTGGGGTAAATCCGCTAGTTTTCCCTCGATTGAGACAGATGGCTTCGTGCGATTGATGCTCAATAAAGGGACGGACCATGCGTTTTTTGCTGAATATGGCAACAAACGATATTCCTATCAAAGAGACATCGGGTTTGAACGGATAGATGTGATGAACAGAAGTGCGGGGGATTTCTCCCCCGCAAGCCCCGAGGGTTCGGGGAAAATGGCTGTATCAGAAATTAACTGA